A part of Augochlora pura isolate Apur16 chromosome 1, APUR_v2.2.1, whole genome shotgun sequence genomic DNA contains:
- the Vps39 gene encoding vacuolar protein sorting 39 → MHDAYEQSSILNISVQIESMAAYDDNLLIGTREGHLLMYNVPSVIDDSHKLELLRHSKNFNKKRITQIDVVPEYNLLLILTDNILCIHDLNSPNFQQVCQLQKTRGATLFTLDVQTKQSLTGEKNTFVRLCVAVKRKLQLYYWKLKKFEEFKDFELTVPDIPRELSWCGDSLILGFRGLSYTILDLNGKAKELFPTGKSPEPSVTKLSDNSFLLGKDSQSFIMNTKGDLIQHNSVKWSDTPSAIAWDDPYLLGIVHDKLEVYTTEDCIHIQTIKDLNKARLIYRCKQGKVFVASISHIWCVSAIDVTLQIRTLLEQKQFQLALKLTSLSDITEEEKIKQTYKIQTLYAHHLFASKKFQEAMDLFLKLGTDPYEVIILFPDLVISTSNNSELNEPTPSLPKLEDHDLEKGLRALIVFLTNVRDKLMDDTESKDKDNSKEKSLIKGEKNMTAVATEQLLKIIDTTLLKCYLQTTDALVAPLLRLNHCHLAEAERTLLIHQKYPELIILYQTKGQHKKALELLEKHSKENDSSLKGTERTIQYLQHLGKDHMDLILKFAGWVLNENPEQGLRIFMEDIQQVEQLPRPKVLDYLLRCHKDLVVTYLEHVVHFWEDTNPVYHNVLIHQYKEKCLSSMEDSETPREKEAVQHIRQKLQQFLEKSAHYTPETILVHFPFNNLFEERAIILGRLGRHQQVISIYVNLLNDIQKAIEYCHNVYTKYQNNIEKQKQSDGADEVYLMLIQQLLKPDDKGVLMTGCKPELQRTMQPDLEMALQLLEKHASKINPLKALDVLPNTVPIGRIKCFLEVSLQEKLNARRKMQMMKGLLYAEHLQVQEQRMHYESQSVLMTEFNICPVCKKRFSNQSAFARFPNGDIVHYSCQDRKG, encoded by the exons ATGCATGACGCCTACGAACAatcatcaatattaaatatttctgttcaaATTGAGTCCATGGCTGCATATG atgacaatttattaattggtaCAAGAGAAGGTCATCTTCTTATGTATAATGTTCCTTCTGTGATAGATGATAGtcataaattagaattattgcGACATagtaagaattttaataaaaaacgtATTACACAGATCGATGTTGTAccagaatataatttattattaatcttaacag ATAACATTCTTTGCATACACGATTTAAATTCTCCAAATTTTCAACAAGTTTGTCAGTTACAAAAAACTCGTGGTGCTACATTATTTACCTTAGATGTCCAAACTAAACAAAGTTTAACTGgtgaaaaaaatacatttgtaCGCTTATGTGTTGCTGTAAAACGCAAGTTGCAGTTATATTATTGGAAACTAAAGAAATTTGAGGAATTCAAAGATTTTGAATTAACTGTGCCTGATATACCACGTGAATTGTCCTG GTGTGGGGATTCATTGATTTTGGGTTTCCGTGGTTTGTCGTACACAATATTAGACTTAAATGGAAAAGCCAAAGAGTTATTTCCAACTGGGAAGTCACCTGAACCAAGTGTTACAAAATTATCTGATAATTCGTTTCTATTAGGAAAAGATTCTCAATCATTTATAATGAATACAAAGGGTGATTTGATTCAACATAATTCAGTCAAGTGGTCAGATACACCAAGTGCAATAG cttgGGATGATCCTTATCTACTTGGAATTGTGCATGACAAATTAGAAGTGTATACTACAGAGGATTGCATACACATTCAAACAATAAAGGACTTGAATAAAGCAAGACTCATATATAGATGCAAGCAAGGAAAGGTTTTTGTAGCATCTATTAGTCATATTTGGTGTGTTAGTGCAATTGATGTGACACTTCAAATTAGAACACTACTTGAACAGAAGCAATTTCAGCTGGCACTGAAATTGACT AGTTTATCAGATATAaccgaagaagaaaaaattaaacaaacataCAAGATACAAACTTTGTATGCACATCATCTTTTTGCCAgcaaaaaatttcaagaagcaatggatttgtttttaaagttaGGAACTGATCCGTATGAAGTAATCATATTATTCCCTGACTTAGTTATTTCTACTAGCAATAATTCTGAACTCAATGAACCAACTCCAAGTTTGCCTAAACTAGAAGATCATGATTTAGAAAAAGGATTGCGTGCATTGATAGTATTCCTAACAAACGTTAGAGATAAATTAATGGATGATACAGAATCAAAAGATAAGGATAACAGCAAAGAAAAATCTTTGATTAAAGGAGAAAAAAACATGACCGCAGTAGCTACAGAacagcttttaaaaattatagacaCAACTCTTCTGAAGTGTTATTTACAGACTACTGATGCTTTAGTGGCACCACTGCTTAGATTAAATCATTGTCATTTGGCGGAGGCTGAGAGAACATTGCTAATACATCAAAAGTATCCCGAGCTTATTATACTGTACCAAACAAAAGGACAACATAAAAAAGCATTAGAACTTCTCGAAAAACattcaaaagaaaatgattctAGTCTTAAAGGAACTGAAAGAACAATTCAATACTTACAGCACTTAGGCAAAGATCATATGGacctgatattaaaatttgctgGTTGggttttaaatgaaaatccaGAGCAAGGACttcgaatatttatggaaGATATACAG cAAGTGGAGCAATTACCAAGACCAAAAGTATTAGATTATCTCCTCCGTTGTCACAAGGATTTGGTTGTAACATATTTAGAACATGTAGTGCATTTTTGGGAGGATACCAATCCAGTATACCATAACGTTTTAATACATCagtataaagaaaaatgtttatcatCTATGGAAGATAGCGAAACACCACGTGAGAAAGAAGCAGTACAGCATATTAGACAAAAATTACAGCAGTTTTTGGAGAAATCAGCGCATTACACCCCGGAAACGATATTAGTACattttccttttaataatttatttgaggAACGTGCAATCATTCTTGGACGACTCGGACGTCACCAACAAGTTATATCAATATATGTTAATCTTTTGAATGATATACAGAAAGCCATTGAGTATTGTCATAATGTATATACTAAATATCAAA ATAATatagagaaacagaaacaatCTGACGGCGCAGATGAGGTTTATTTGATGCTCATACAACAGTTATTAAAACCTGATGATAAAGGTGTTTTGATGACAG GTTGTAAACCAGAGCTTCAACGAACAATGCAACCTGATTTGGAAATGGCGTTACAGTTACTCGAAAAACATGCATCAAAAATAAATCCGTTGAAAGCATTGGATGTCCTGCCAAATACCGTTCCTATAggtagaataaaatgtttcttagAAGTCAGTTTGCAGGAGAAATTGAATGCCAGGAGGAAAATGCAAATGATGAAAGGATTACTTTATGCAGAACATTTGCAAGTACAAGAGCAACGCATGCATTACGAATCACAGAGTGTTCTCATGACAGAGTTTAATATATGTCCAGTGTGTAAAAAGAGATTTAGCAACCAGAG tgCATTTGCCAGATTTCCAAATGGCGACATTGTACATTACTCGTGTCAAGATCGTAaaggataa
- the LOC144472416 gene encoding active regulator of SIRT1 produces MSNSLVRKGLELLGYEKSLKQEKKKRKHTKYKGTLDLIPSKHRVLSKNDKTDLGTILGRSSKVTVYETKKKLASEKDPTDKNVERLLMLSTNRIDTNIAEKILDRAIKKKYIPKKEKSKEPETTAFTEEDFKKFEQEYVDQ; encoded by the exons ATGTCAAATTCACTTGTTCGTAAAGGGCTTGAACTGCTCGGTTACGAGAAAAGTTTAAAACAGg aaaagaaaaaacgaaaacatactaaatacaaaggTACTTTGGATTTAATACCATCAAAGCACAGGGTATTatcgaaaaatgataaaactg ATCTTGGAACAATTCTGGGAAGATCAAGTAAAGTAACTGTTTATgaaactaaaaagaaattagCATCAGAGAAGGACCCAAcagataaaaatgtagaaagaTTATTAATGCTTAGTACAAATCGCATTGACACCAATATTGCTGAGAAG ATTTTAGATCGAGCAATAAAGAAGAAGTATATtccaaagaaagaaaaatctaaAGAACCTGAAACTACTGCATTCACAGAAGAAGATTTCAAAAAGTTTGAACAGGAATATGTGGATcaataa
- the Nrk1 gene encoding nicotinamide riboside kinase, with protein sequence MSSKKWIILGISGATCSGKTTLVNQLHKKLKNSVLICQDSYFFPINDPRHKTIPNLNHMNWEIITSLDMDKMRSDILKLITSIEENTIPETNDKSILILDGFLLFSCKVISNLCDKKYFLTLTKDQCWERRKDRRYDPPDVPGYFEQVVWPEYVKHKNELMKDKDLYKTITFIDGSKSKEEIFEMVFADIKKLLS encoded by the coding sequence ATGTCTTCAAAAAAGTGGATTATACTCGGTATTTCTGGAGCAACATGCAGTGGAAAAACAACCTTAGTTAATCAACTTcacaagaaattaaaaaattctgttcttaTATGTCAAGATAGCTATTTCTTCCCAATTAATGATCCAAGACATAAAACTATACCAAATCTTAATCATATGAACTGGGAAATAATCACCAGTTTAGATATGGATAAAATGCGATCGgatattttaaagttaatCACATCaatagaagaaaatacaattcctGAGACAAATgataaatcgattttaatattgGATGGATTTTTACTCTTCTCGTGTAAAGTTATTTCAAACTTATGtgataagaaatatttcttaacattAACCAAAGATCAGTGTTGGGAAAGAAGGAAGGATAGACGTTATGATCCACCTGATGTTCCTGGATACTTTGAGCAGGTTGTATGGCCAGAATATGTGAAACATAAAAACGAATTAATGAAAGAcaaagatttatataaaacaataacatTCATTGATGGATCAAAAagtaaagaagaaatatttgaaatggtTTTTGCAgacataaaaaaattactatcataa
- the Csn3 gene encoding COP9 signalosome subunit 3, translated as MASALEQFVNNVQTLSKQGNFRELCEIMIKNVDVLMENGQHLDNVLETLDLQQHSLGVLVVLCVKFTLPNPNGANTANAYRPLFNQVQEFIVGCNGEQVRFAPDTYAELCHLFTDKLVQLQIPLRGIDLLCRAIRKIQLFDSQLTSIHADLCQLCLLSKCFKPALEFLDIDITGIGQEGGQFDSKYFLLYYYYGGIIYTVLKNYDRALYFFEVCVTTPSVAVSFIMLEAYKKYILVSLIMHGKVLNLPRYTSQVVNRYMKPLSQQYEELATAYQMNSCEEVQKIITKYQQLFTRDHNMGLVKQVLSFLYKKNIQRLTKTFLTLSLSDVASRVQLSGPAGAEKHILNMIEEGEIFATINQKDGMVVFHDDPEKYNSPQMLAKLENLMAACMELDKRVLEMEEEVVLTPQYVRKTCGQNDQDDQTAGPVTANVSNVQGQSKHNTYSM; from the exons ATGGCGTCGGCATTGGAGCAGTTTGTAAATAATGTGCAGACGCTTTCGAAACAAG GAAATTTTCGGGAGCTATGtgaaataatgattaaaaatgtagatGTTTTAATGGAGAATGGACAACACTTAGATAACGTTCTGGAAACGTTAGATCTACAACAACATTCATTAGGTGTTTTGGTAGTGTTGTGTGTAAAATTCACATTACCTAATCCTAATGGTGCGAACACTGCTAATGCTTATAGACCATTATTTAATCAGGTTCAGGAATTTATTGTTGGTTGTAATGGAGAACAAGTTAGATTCGCACCAGATACAT atgcAGAACTATGTCATCTTTTCACTGATAAATTAGTTCAATTGCAAATACCATTGCGTGGTATTGACTTATTGTGCCGTGCAATacgtaaaatacaattatttgataGTCAACTGACTTCGATACATGCCGATCTGTGTCAGCTGTGTCTTTTatcaaaatgtttcaaacCAGCATTAGAATTTCTTGACATAGACATCACTGGTATCGGTCAAGAAGGAGGACAGTttgattcgaaatattttctgctttattattattatggtggaataatatatacagtattgAAGAACTATGACAGAGCACTGTACTTTTTCGAAGTGTGTGTAACAACACCTTCTGTTGCAGTCAGTTTCATTATGTTAGAGGcttataaaaagtatattctGGTCTCTCTAATAATGCACGGGAAAGTCCTAAATCTACCTAGGTACACAAGTCAAGTGGTCAATAGGTACATGAAGCCATTAAGTCAACAATATGAAGAATTGGCCACTGCTTATCAAATGAATAGTTGCGAAGaagttcaaaaaattattactaaatatcaACAACTTTTTACAAGAGATCACAATATGGGGCTTGTAAAACAAGTACTCAGCTTTTTGTACAAAAAGAATATACAAAGGTTgacaaaaacatttttaacgcTTAGTTTAAGTGATGTGGCAAGCAGAGTTCAACTATCAGGGCCTGCTGGTGCAGAAAAGCACATCCTGAACATG ATTGAGGAAGgagaaatttttgcaacaatcaATCAAAAGGATGGAATGGTAGTATTTCATGATGAtccagaaaaatataattcaccACAAATGCTGGCaaaactagaaaatttaatGGCGGCATGTATGGAATTAGATAAGAGAGTACTTGAAATGGAAGAAGAAGTTGTACTCACTCCACAATATGTTCGGAAAACCTGTGGTCAAAATGATCAAGATGATCAAACAGCTGGACCTGTCACAGCAAATGTATCAAATGTGCAAGGTCAATCTAAACATAATACCTATTCCATGTAA